Proteins co-encoded in one Ictalurus furcatus strain D&B chromosome 9, Billie_1.0, whole genome shotgun sequence genomic window:
- the gjb10 gene encoding gap junction protein beta 10, translating to MNWAFLQGLLSGVNKYSTAFGRIWLSVVFLFRIMVFVVAAEKVWGDDQKDFTCNTAQPGCHNVCYDHYFPISHIRLWALQLIFVTCPSLLVVLHVAYREERERKHRVKNGKACSRLYQNTGKKRGGLWWTYVLSLVFKMGVDGSFVFLVYYLYEGYDFPTLIKCSETPCPNVVDCFISRPTEKRLFTLFMVVTSVVCILLSLCEILYLVGKRCHERIQKFKGSRQVARATSIHSTKNPNLLLDGNQQRGKVPSYAVSLAQ from the coding sequence ATGAACTGGGCATTCCTCCAGGGTCTTCTAAGCGGGGTCAACAAATATTCGACAGCATTTGGGCGCATCTGGCTGTCCGTGGTCTTTTTGTTCCGCATCATGGTGTTCGTGGTGGCTGCAGAGAAGGTGTGGGGTGATGACCAGAAGGATTTCACGTGTAACACGGCACAGCCGGGTTGCCACAACGTATGCTACGACCACTACTTCCCCATCTCACACATTCGCCTGTGGGCTCTGCAGCTGATCTTCGTGACGTGTCCGTCACTGCTGGTGGTGCTGCACGTCGCGTACCGCGAGGAACGCGAGCGCAAACACCGTGTCAAGAATGGCAAAGCTTGTAGCCGGCTTTATCAGAATACAGGCAAGAAGCGTGGCGGACTCTGGTGGACCTACGTGCTTTCGCTGGTCTTCAAAATGGGTGTAGACGGTTCCTTTGTCTTCCTGGTGTACTATCTGTACGAGGGCTACGACTTCCCGACGCTGATTAAGTGTTCGGAGACGCCGTGCCCCAACGTTGTGGACTGCTTTATCTCCAGGCCCACCGAGAAGAGGCTCTTTACACTCTTCATGGTGGTCACCAGTGTGGTGTGCATCCTGCTCTCGCTCTGCGAGATCCTCTACCTGGTGGGCAAGCGATGCCACGAGCGCATCCAGAAGTTCAAGGGTTCCAGGCAGGTGGCTCGTGCCACCTCCATTCACAGCACCAAGAACCCAAATTTACTGTTGGATGGCAATCAGCAGAGGGGAAAAGTGCCGTCATACGCAGTCTCGCTAGCACAATGA
- the gjb3 gene encoding gap junction protein beta 3, translating to MDWKMFQALLSGVNKYSTAFGRIWLSVVFVFRVLVYVVAAERVWGDDQKDFDCNIKQPGCPNVCYDYFFPISHIRLWALQLIFVTCPSLLVVMHVKYRDERERKYRAKHGADAKLYDDTGKKHGGLWWTYLISLFVKTGIEVGFLYILHHIYHSFQLPRVVKCQIFPCPNVVDCYIGRPTEKTMFTYFMVGASGICIVLNICEIFYLLAKRISGCAKKTKTHHEQAVPLCKHQFRDQDSNCTFPMQTMEHNQYKPKVNLNVPPMDYKMSVYMRASAPNLSLA from the coding sequence ATGGACTGGAAGATGTTCCAGGCCCTGCTCAGCGGGGTGAACAAGTACTCGACGGCGTTCGGTCGCATCTGGCTCTCGGTGGTTTTCGTTTTCCGTGTCCTGGTGTACGTGGTGGCGGCAGAGCGAGTATGGGGTGACGATCAGAAGGACTTTGACTGTAATATCAAGCAGCCGGGCTGCCCCAACGTATGCTACGACTACTTCTTCCCCATCTCGCACATCCGTCTGTGGGCGCTGCAGCTCATTTTCGTCACGTGCCCGTCGCTCCTTGTGGTCATGCACGTCAAGTATCGGGATGAACGGGAACGCAAGTACCGTGCCAAACACGGCGCCGATGCCAAGCTCTACGATGACACGGGCAAGAAGCACGGTGGTCTCTGGTGGACCTACCTAATCAGTCTCTTTGTCAAGACAGGCATTGAGGTGGGCTTTCTCTACATCCTCCACCACATCTACCATAGCTTTCAGCTGCCACGAGTCGTCAAGTGCCAGATCTTCCCATGCCCCAACGTGGTGGATTGTTACATCGGCCGGCCCACTGAAAAGACCATGTTCACCTACTTCATGGTGGGCGCCTCAGGCATCTGCATTGTCCTCAACATCTGTGAGATCTTTTATCTTCTGGCCAAGCGCATCTCAGGTTGTGCCAAGAAGACGAAGACACATCACGAGCAAGCCGTGCCTCTGTGCAAGCATCAATTTCGGGACCAGGATAGCAACTGCACGTTCCCCATGCAAACCATGGAGCACAACCAGTACAAGCCCAAGGTCAATCTGAACGTCCCACCTATGGATTACAAGATGAGTGTTTACATGAGGGCTTCGGCTCCTAACCTTAGCTTGGCCTAA
- the hmgcl gene encoding hydroxymethylglutaryl-CoA lyase, mitochondrial isoform X1, translating to MAAAMMRIVQASFSGRCCYSVAKSVSLCATRPLPEKVKIVEVGPRDGLQNEKTIVPAEVKIHLIDMLSEAGLPVIEATSFVSPKWVPQMADQEEVMQGINRKPGVNYPVLTPNLKGYRAAVKAGAKEVAIFGAASELFSKKNINCTVEESLQRFEEVTAAAKQEGVPVRGYVSCVLGCPYEGKVSPMKVADVAKRLYAMGCYEISLGDTIGVGTPGGMSQMLEAVMKEVPVDALAVHCHDTYGQALANILVALQNGVSVVDSSVSGLGGCPYAQGASGNVATEDVVYMLHGLGIHTGVDLQKLMDAGSFICRSLNRRTSSKVAQASCKL from the exons ATGGCGGCGGCGATGATGAGGATTGTACAGGCTTCATTCTCAGGGCGCTGCTGTTACTCTGTGGCCAAATCA GTTAGTTTGTGTGCTACTAGGCCTCTTCCAGAAAAAGTGAAGATAGTGGAAGTCGGACCCAGAGATGGACTGCAGAACGAGAAG ACCATCGTTCCAGCCGAGGTGAAGATCCATCTGATCGACATGCTCTCGGAGGCGGGACTTCCTGTCATTGAGGCTACGAGTTTTGTCTCGCCTAAATGGGTCCCACAG ATGGCTGATCAGGAGGAAGTGATGCAAGGCATCAACAGGAAGCCTGGCGTGAATTATCCAGTGCTGACTCCTAACCTGAAGGGCTACAGAGCTGCT GTGAAGGCTGGCGCGAAGGAGGTGGCGATATTCGGCGCCGCCTCGGAGCTCTTCAGTAAGAAGAACATTAACTGTACGGTGGAGGAAAGTCTGCAGCGCTTCGAGGAAGTGACGGCGGCGGCCAAACAGGAAGGAGTACCTGTCCGAGG CTATGTGTCATGTGTCCTGGGATGTCCTTACGAAGGCAAAGTCTCGCCGATGAAGGTAGCCGATGTCGCGAAGCGTCTGTACGCGATGGGCTGTTACGAAATCTCGCTGGGTGACACGATCGGAGTGGGTACGCCGGGCGGCATGTCCCAGATGCTGGAGGCGGTGATGAAGGAGGTGCCGGTCGACGCCCTGGCTGTTCACTGCCACGACACGTACGGACAGGCGCTCGCTAACATCCTGGTCGCGCTGCAG AATGGCGTAAGCGTCGTGGACTCGTCGGTGTCGGGATTGGGTGGCTGCCCGTACGCTCAGGGGGCTTCTGGAAACGTGGCCACCGAGGACGTCGTGTACATGCTGCACGGACTCGGCATCCATACG GGAGTAGACCTGCAGAAGCTGATGGATGCCGGATCGTTCATCTGCCGCTCTCTCAACAGACGAACCAGTTCCAAAGTTGCTCAAGCTTCGTGTAAACTGTGA
- the hmgcl gene encoding hydroxymethylglutaryl-CoA lyase, mitochondrial isoform X2 yields the protein MNDCLDLEVSLCATRPLPEKVKIVEVGPRDGLQNEKTIVPAEVKIHLIDMLSEAGLPVIEATSFVSPKWVPQMADQEEVMQGINRKPGVNYPVLTPNLKGYRAAVKAGAKEVAIFGAASELFSKKNINCTVEESLQRFEEVTAAAKQEGVPVRGYVSCVLGCPYEGKVSPMKVADVAKRLYAMGCYEISLGDTIGVGTPGGMSQMLEAVMKEVPVDALAVHCHDTYGQALANILVALQNGVSVVDSSVSGLGGCPYAQGASGNVATEDVVYMLHGLGIHTGVDLQKLMDAGSFICRSLNRRTSSKVAQASCKL from the exons ATGAACGACTGCTTGGATttggag GTTAGTTTGTGTGCTACTAGGCCTCTTCCAGAAAAAGTGAAGATAGTGGAAGTCGGACCCAGAGATGGACTGCAGAACGAGAAG ACCATCGTTCCAGCCGAGGTGAAGATCCATCTGATCGACATGCTCTCGGAGGCGGGACTTCCTGTCATTGAGGCTACGAGTTTTGTCTCGCCTAAATGGGTCCCACAG ATGGCTGATCAGGAGGAAGTGATGCAAGGCATCAACAGGAAGCCTGGCGTGAATTATCCAGTGCTGACTCCTAACCTGAAGGGCTACAGAGCTGCT GTGAAGGCTGGCGCGAAGGAGGTGGCGATATTCGGCGCCGCCTCGGAGCTCTTCAGTAAGAAGAACATTAACTGTACGGTGGAGGAAAGTCTGCAGCGCTTCGAGGAAGTGACGGCGGCGGCCAAACAGGAAGGAGTACCTGTCCGAGG CTATGTGTCATGTGTCCTGGGATGTCCTTACGAAGGCAAAGTCTCGCCGATGAAGGTAGCCGATGTCGCGAAGCGTCTGTACGCGATGGGCTGTTACGAAATCTCGCTGGGTGACACGATCGGAGTGGGTACGCCGGGCGGCATGTCCCAGATGCTGGAGGCGGTGATGAAGGAGGTGCCGGTCGACGCCCTGGCTGTTCACTGCCACGACACGTACGGACAGGCGCTCGCTAACATCCTGGTCGCGCTGCAG AATGGCGTAAGCGTCGTGGACTCGTCGGTGTCGGGATTGGGTGGCTGCCCGTACGCTCAGGGGGCTTCTGGAAACGTGGCCACCGAGGACGTCGTGTACATGCTGCACGGACTCGGCATCCATACG GGAGTAGACCTGCAGAAGCTGATGGATGCCGGATCGTTCATCTGCCGCTCTCTCAACAGACGAACCAGTTCCAAAGTTGCTCAAGCTTCGTGTAAACTGTGA